The DNA segment TAATGGTCTTATACAATTCGTTTGAGCAGTTTAATAAAAAACATAAATGGTGGCCGCAAAATAAATTCACTCATATATTGGCCATTGTCATTACCTTCCATTTCGTTTGTTTTGGTTTTTATCTTTTTTCTGGACAACTATTTAAAGAAGGAGTCTAAATATCATGAGTATAGAATTAGTCGAATTTAAAAATGAAGTTATTGAAATCTTAGCAGAAGTTTGTCAAGACGAGGTTGTTAAGGAAAACCCCGACGTTGATCTATTTAAATCCGGTCTATTAGATTCATTCGGAACAGTTGAATTGCTAATCCAAATAGAAGAACGTCTAGGTATTCTTGTACCCATTTCTGAGTTTGATCGGGACCTTTGGAATACACCTAACAATATTGCTTTACAGCTGGCTGATATGAAATGAATAAACCGCTTTTCGCACCATTAATCCTAGCTTTCATTTTCTTGATAACTTTGGTTCTCATACCTAATCAGTTCATAGAATCGATGATACCGAAATCTAGAATCAGTCAAGCGGCAACAGAATTAAACCCTTTTATGTTTCAAGGAAAGTTCGTTCAACAAAAAATGTTGGAGGATCCACAATTCTTGCCTATTTACGGATCGTCCGAGCTAGCAAGGTTGGATCGCTTTCATCCATCCAACTATTTTAAAGAGACAAATGCCGATTTCACGCCTTTTCTCATTGGAAGAGGTGGAACTGAATCGTTAATACACTTATTAAATTTCTCTGAACATACTAAACAATTAAAAGGGAAAAAAATCGTTTTCGTTTTGTCACCACAATGGTTTCAGCCGAACGGGACTGACGAATCTCACTTTGCTCCTAATTATTCAGCCTTACAAGGATATGATTTTGCTTTTAACAAAAATATTGATCCAGTAATTAAAAAGAAAGCAATTAAACGATTATTAACTTTTTCACCAATCGAAAATGATCCCATTCTTTCAACCATCTATAAAGCAGAAATATCAAAGAACCCGTGGGTGAAACGGAAAGCTTCATTTGTGCGTCCTTTTGGATATGCTTATCGAGATTTGCTAGAAAAGAAGGATCTATATTATACGTTAGCAGGCGGTATTCACCGAAACCAGGATATTTCTCCTAAAGTAAAAAATAAATCTTGGGGGGAATTAGAGTCTTTAGCAGTCCAGTTTGGTGAAAAAAAATCGACAAACAATCACTTTTATATAGCAAATAACCAGTACAGTAAAATAAAAAAATTGGTCCCGTCATTGAAGGATAAAAAACAAGGTTCCACTTATGGAGAATCCCCAGAATATGAGGATTTTCAATTAGTTCTCGATGTGCTTAAAGAAAATGGTGCTCAACCATTGTTTATCTCCGTTCCAGTGAACGGAAAATGGTATGACTATACTGGTTTTCCCAAGGAGGGCCGTTTCTCCTATTATCAGCGGATAAAAAATCAAATTGAGTCTGAGGGATTTCAAGTAGCGGACTTTTCCAATCATGAATATGACCCTTACTTTATGAAGGATACAATTCACATAGGTTGGAAAGGCTGGGTATATACGGATCATGCGATAATTGATTTTTATAGAAAAGATAATGCTAACAATGAGGTTGTTCGAAAATAGTAGCCATCTATTAAGGAAGGTTGTGATTCCCATAAAAGAACATTCTATTTCAGCTAAAAAAAATACTTTTCTATCAAGGAAAATACCTAATTCCAAGGAACGCAAATTATTGATCAGCTTTTTACTGTTATCAGTCATCTTAGTTTTAACTGGATTACTGTATATCTCGATTAACCACCAAGAGCTAATGAGCCAAGACTTTCGCCACTATAAAGGGACATTTAAACAGTTGGGTTCTATTTCAAGAATTGGCTTTTTTGCAGCTTTAG comes from the Neobacillus sp. PS2-9 genome and includes:
- the dltC gene encoding D-alanine--poly(phosphoribitol) ligase subunit 2; the encoded protein is MSIELVEFKNEVIEILAEVCQDEVVKENPDVDLFKSGLLDSFGTVELLIQIEERLGILVPISEFDRDLWNTPNNIALQLADMK
- the dltD gene encoding D-alanyl-lipoteichoic acid biosynthesis protein DltD; protein product: MNKPLFAPLILAFIFLITLVLIPNQFIESMIPKSRISQAATELNPFMFQGKFVQQKMLEDPQFLPIYGSSELARLDRFHPSNYFKETNADFTPFLIGRGGTESLIHLLNFSEHTKQLKGKKIVFVLSPQWFQPNGTDESHFAPNYSALQGYDFAFNKNIDPVIKKKAIKRLLTFSPIENDPILSTIYKAEISKNPWVKRKASFVRPFGYAYRDLLEKKDLYYTLAGGIHRNQDISPKVKNKSWGELESLAVQFGEKKSTNNHFYIANNQYSKIKKLVPSLKDKKQGSTYGESPEYEDFQLVLDVLKENGAQPLFISVPVNGKWYDYTGFPKEGRFSYYQRIKNQIESEGFQVADFSNHEYDPYFMKDTIHIGWKGWVYTDHAIIDFYRKDNANNEVVRK